Proteins from a genomic interval of Quercus lobata isolate SW786 chromosome 11, ValleyOak3.0 Primary Assembly, whole genome shotgun sequence:
- the LOC115968824 gene encoding DNA-directed RNA polymerases II, IV and V subunit 3-like: MDGGMSYQRFPKVKIREMKDDMVKFELRETDASVANALRRVMIAEVPTVAIDLVEIEVNSSVLNDEFIAHRLGLIPLTSDRAMSMRFSRDCDACDGDGQCEFCSVEFHLRAKCLTDQTLDVTSKDLYSSDHTVVPVEFSDPNDPGEQRGIIIVKLRRGQELRLRAIARKGIGKDHAKWSPAATVTFMYEPTIRINEDLMETLSLEEKRTWIDSSPTKVFDIDPVTQQVVVVEPELYTYDDEVIKKADAMGKSGLVEIEAKEDSFIFTVESTGAIKASQLVLNAIEILKQKLDAVRLSDDTVEADDQFGELGAHLRGG, translated from the exons ATGGACGGAGGAATGTCGTACCAGCGATTCCCGAAGGTGAAGATCAGGGAAATGAAGGACGACATGGTCAAGTTCGAGCTACGAGAGACGGACGCGAGTGTGGCCAACGCGCTTCGGCGCGTGATGATCGCGGAGGTCCCGACCGTCGCCATCGACCTCGTCGAAATCGAGGTCAACTCCTCTGTCCTCAACGACGAGTTCATCGCTCACCGACTCGGTCTCATCCCACTCACCAGTGACCGAGCCATGAGCATGCGCTTCTCGCGTGACTGTGACGCTTGCGACGGTGACGGCCAGTGCGAGTTCTGCTCCGTCGAGTTTCACCTCCGTGCAAAGTGCCTCACTGACCAAACCCTCGATGTTACCAGCAAAGACCTTTACAGCTCCGACCACACCGTCGTTCCTGTTGAGTTCTCTGATCCCAATGACCCTGGCGAGCAAAG GGGAATTATCATTGTGAAGTTACGTCGTGGACAAGAACTGAGGCTGAGGGCTATAGCCAGAAAAGGGATTGGTAAAGATCACGCAAAATGGTCACCTGCAGCTACTGTCACATTTATGTACGAGCCAACGATTAGAATCAATGAAGACTTGATGGAAACTTTGTCACTCGAGGAGAAAAGAACCTGGATTGACAGTAGTCCTACCAAAGTTTTTGACATAGATCCCGTTACCCAAcag GTAGTAGTGGTTGAACCTGAGTTATACACTTATGATGATGAAGTGATCAAGAAAGCAGATGCTATGGGGAAGTCGGGGCTTGTGGAGATTGAAGCCAAAGAAGACAGTTTTATATTCACTGTAGAATCTACTGGTGCAATCAAAGCTTCTCAATTGGTACTCAATGCCATAGAAATCCTCAAACAAAAGCTGGATGCAGTTCGCCTGTCAGATGATACTGTAGAAGCTGATGATCAGTTTGGTGAACTAGGTGCTCATTTGCGAGGAGGATGA